A region of Streptomyces cinnamoneus DNA encodes the following proteins:
- a CDS encoding fatty acid desaturase — protein MRLCLVLIAAGVALRQVDRAHFARKRPRTAPTADLISLQRRRVNNLTPLLLLIGQWLQIAGWWLLAAHGPLAAAVTAVAVAVHFRHLQEISHFAVHGVLARTARANLLLGEVFAHHPLALAPLPVRRRRHVHDHHPNATVVGTDPNLAELHEASLRQGATRVAFTMALIRPLTPRGIRSTMAGIVKTLRHSPSRTITILALAGGAFAIGGPAALIWGFLVPRLLLYPQLAHLSLLVEHTWFDPAVRTGPAAYVEAGRCLRLYPRNRFLAALTAMTWLPYGDLHHYAHSAHPGMRWNYLPALERHLPPPHFTPNGLLLGSPTVAGRHFSALTPAPGISGGETAPTRRAT, from the coding sequence ATGCGCCTCTGTTTAGTCCTCATCGCCGCCGGCGTTGCGTTGCGCCAGGTCGACCGGGCGCACTTCGCCCGCAAGCGGCCCCGCACCGCCCCGACCGCCGACCTGATATCGCTTCAGCGCCGCCGCGTCAACAACCTCACACCCTTGCTGCTGCTCATCGGCCAGTGGCTGCAAATCGCCGGATGGTGGCTCCTGGCGGCTCACGGCCCCCTGGCAGCTGCCGTCACGGCCGTCGCCGTCGCCGTGCACTTCCGGCATCTCCAGGAGATCAGCCATTTCGCCGTCCACGGCGTCCTCGCCCGTACTGCCCGGGCAAATCTCCTGCTCGGTGAGGTCTTTGCGCACCACCCCCTCGCACTGGCTCCCCTCCCCGTCCGGCGCCGCAGGCACGTGCACGACCACCACCCCAACGCCACCGTGGTGGGCACCGACCCGAACCTGGCCGAACTTCATGAGGCCAGCCTCCGCCAGGGAGCCACCCGCGTGGCCTTCACCATGGCTCTCATCCGGCCGCTCACCCCGCGCGGCATCCGCTCCACCATGGCCGGGATCGTGAAGACCTTGCGCCATTCCCCCAGCCGCACGATCACCATCCTCGCTCTGGCGGGCGGTGCCTTCGCGATCGGTGGGCCAGCCGCGCTGATTTGGGGGTTTCTCGTCCCGCGCCTGCTCCTTTACCCTCAGCTCGCCCACCTCAGCCTGCTTGTGGAACACACATGGTTCGACCCTGCGGTCCGCACCGGTCCGGCAGCCTACGTCGAGGCCGGCCGGTGCCTGCGGCTCTACCCCCGCAACCGCTTCCTCGCTGCCCTGACCGCCATGACCTGGCTCCCCTACGGCGACCTCCACCACTACGCCCACTCCGCCCATCCCGGCATGCGGTGGAATTACCTGCCCGCCCTTGAGCGGCACCTGCCGCCTCCACACTTCACGCCCAACGGACTGCTCCTCGGCAGCCCCACGGTCGCCGGCCGCCATTTCAGCGCCCTCACCCCTGCTCCCGGCATCTCGGGTGGCGAGACCGCACCCACGCGCCGAGCGACTTGA
- a CDS encoding GntR family transcriptional regulator, translated as MAYRQGANYLRVAQALRARIADGSWPPGHKLPNRPALAAEFGVGENTVRQAVELLTGEGLLEGFRGRSRGTYVRAPRERAALPRTVTPIGSPDRLGLAPAGSHTTVESESTARVPAPPEIASRLDIEVDDLCVRTEYEVLADRRPMLTATSWEPYALTAGTPVVLPEGGPLAGRGVVERMATIGITVARVVEVPFPVLLTRETAQILGMAPGTQATLIQRTHYDTSGRPVETADLLVPTERWAITYDIPLAPSPVPRI; from the coding sequence ATGGCTTACCGTCAGGGGGCGAACTACTTACGGGTTGCGCAGGCGCTCCGGGCCCGCATCGCTGACGGCAGCTGGCCCCCGGGCCACAAGCTCCCCAACCGGCCTGCACTGGCAGCCGAGTTCGGCGTGGGGGAGAACACCGTTCGGCAGGCAGTGGAGCTCCTGACCGGCGAAGGGCTGCTGGAAGGGTTTCGGGGGCGCAGCCGCGGCACGTACGTACGCGCTCCCCGCGAGCGTGCGGCCCTGCCGCGCACGGTGACCCCGATCGGCTCGCCGGACAGGCTGGGCCTAGCTCCCGCCGGGTCGCACACGACTGTGGAGTCGGAAAGCACCGCCCGGGTACCGGCACCGCCCGAGATCGCCTCGCGCCTGGACATCGAAGTCGATGATCTCTGTGTGCGCACCGAGTACGAGGTTCTTGCCGACCGTCGCCCGATGCTGACGGCAACCAGCTGGGAGCCGTACGCCCTGACCGCCGGCACGCCGGTGGTACTGCCCGAGGGCGGCCCGCTCGCCGGCCGGGGTGTCGTCGAACGCATGGCCACCATCGGGATCACCGTCGCACGCGTGGTCGAGGTCCCTTTCCCGGTCCTGCTCACCCGTGAGACGGCACAGATCCTCGGGATGGCCCCGGGCACGCAGGCGACGCTGATCCAACGGACGCACTACGACACGAGTGGCCGGCCGGTGGAGACAGCGGACCTTCTCGTTCCCACCGAGCGTTGGGCCATCACGTACGACATTCCGCTGGCGCCGTCGCCGGTACCGCGCATCTGA
- the dapF gene encoding diaminopimelate epimerase, with protein MTGPQLDALPFAKGHGCQNSFLLLPDPAGRLDLTTDEIRRLADTHTGAGADGILRVVRCTAAPEAVAMAGTAEWFMDYRNADGSLGAMCGNGIRLFARYLVDAGHCSPGTLAIATRAGVRHVRVPPASDGAQGQVSVVMGSPAFPGPDHITLVAAGRRWPATHVDMGNPHAVVFVDDLADAGTLHVPPIAEPADAYPHGFTTEFVAVRGPGHLALRVHERGVGETRACGTGACAAVAAHRRRAHDTRAADYRVDLLGGRLHVAVAGDGTMTLAGPAVITAHGVIGLPGSEERTDPLSKLEGVR; from the coding sequence GTGACCGGACCGCAGCTCGACGCCCTGCCCTTCGCCAAGGGCCACGGCTGTCAGAACAGCTTCCTGCTCCTTCCCGATCCCGCCGGTCGCCTCGACCTCACCACCGACGAGATACGCCGGCTGGCCGACACCCACACCGGCGCCGGAGCCGACGGCATCCTGCGCGTGGTGCGCTGCACCGCCGCCCCCGAGGCCGTCGCGATGGCAGGGACAGCCGAATGGTTCATGGACTACCGCAACGCGGACGGCAGCCTCGGCGCGATGTGCGGCAATGGAATCCGCCTCTTCGCCCGGTACCTGGTCGATGCCGGCCATTGCTCACCGGGGACCCTTGCCATTGCCACGCGGGCCGGAGTCCGCCACGTTCGTGTCCCGCCGGCGAGCGATGGCGCACAAGGTCAAGTGAGCGTCGTCATGGGCAGCCCCGCGTTCCCCGGCCCCGACCACATCACGCTCGTCGCTGCCGGACGCCGGTGGCCCGCGACCCACGTCGACATGGGCAACCCCCACGCCGTCGTCTTCGTCGACGACCTCGCCGACGCCGGCACTCTGCATGTCCCTCCCATCGCAGAACCTGCCGACGCCTACCCTCACGGCTTCACCACGGAATTCGTCGCCGTCCGCGGTCCGGGGCACCTGGCCCTGCGTGTCCACGAACGCGGCGTCGGTGAAACCCGCGCCTGCGGCACCGGTGCCTGTGCCGCCGTCGCTGCCCATCGGCGCCGTGCCCACGACACCCGGGCTGCCGACTACCGCGTCGATCTCCTGGGTGGGCGGTTGCACGTAGCTGTCGCCGGTGACGGCACCATGACTCTCGCCGGGCCTGCTGTCATCACTGCCCATGGCGTGATCGGCCTTCCGGGCTCCGAGGAACGCACTGATCCGCTCTCGAAGCTCGAAGGCGTGCGATGA
- a CDS encoding AfsR/SARP family transcriptional regulator has product MPGAKQRTVLTCLLLEANRTVPVDMLVDRVWDGRPPEGARNTLQNHVLRLRRTLGGQSVPLRSCPQGYVLETAGETLGLARFDDLVRQARACLGA; this is encoded by the coding sequence GTGCCCGGGGCCAAGCAGCGGACCGTTCTGACCTGTCTGCTGCTGGAGGCCAACCGGACGGTTCCCGTGGACATGCTGGTGGACCGGGTGTGGGACGGGCGTCCGCCAGAGGGTGCCAGGAACACCTTGCAGAACCATGTGCTTCGGTTGCGGAGGACCCTGGGGGGACAGTCCGTACCCCTGCGGAGCTGCCCGCAGGGGTACGTGCTGGAGACAGCCGGGGAGACACTCGGCCTCGCACGCTTCGACGACCTGGTCCGGCAGGCCAGGGCCTGCCTCGGGGCGTGA
- a CDS encoding GmrSD restriction endonuclease domain-containing protein, with protein sequence MQAKETLFADLVQGRAQQFQVPLYQRTYSWSEKQLAQLWNDILEQAELLESGATVNTHFLGSVVLAPSPQNEATFPRWLVVDGQQRLTTLSLALAAIRDHIVDGQPDEAERIDEEYLINKRKKGGDYFRLLPTQADRPQYAAHIHRVHSDRASGDRVAAAYRFFRRKLVEADDPTGAQDMLRIEQAITSRLTLVAVTAERGDNVHRIFESLNNTGLKLSQADLLRNYLFMRLPTRGEHVYESHWLPLQASLSNDELEQLMWLQLVLDGEDRVRRQDLYAAQQQRFERGRTDGADAEAEIESYIKELRRRGLLFRKVLHPVEETSLLVRGHLSRLHDWQAVVTYPALMLVLDRRARGELDERETARAMSYIESFLVRRTICRVPTNNLNRIFQSVPAQLPADVPVADGLHQLLSAENRFWPDDEELREKIRNAPFYQYGRPNQRRLVLQRLEESHEHPEPVDFGSAQLTIEHVMPQSPGEEWMRMLREDVTEGESPEDLHARLQHTLGNLTLTGVNSELSNHPFERKQGLLHGSHLEMNRRIAATERWGAREILDRADELADRAVRLWPGPLSGVGRAERSRDWHLAHQVLAGLPHGTWTSYGDLAAFIGSGAQALGSHLAKAEGVANAYRVLNADGRIAEGFRWTGQDGGDVRARLTADGIHFTVTGAADPVQRLTSDDLALLLAGTEGEDEPAVREGIAQDGGEPRGEETRAARFFRQLADDDSPSTVAAVRELFTRWEKLGGWIGHGAGEVTTSAFLMLGNAGSPGRGIWPLTVYPGSGRGGMAEVVFQHLASREPFTDRSLRAELLGRLNELEGVLIPEGKLELRPSFRLSLLENDRNREALCETLGWFRDRWEGRGAT encoded by the coding sequence ATGCAGGCTAAAGAGACACTGTTCGCCGACCTGGTGCAGGGGCGGGCTCAGCAGTTTCAAGTCCCTCTGTACCAGCGTACGTACTCCTGGTCGGAGAAACAGCTGGCACAGCTGTGGAACGACATCCTCGAGCAGGCTGAACTACTCGAGTCCGGTGCGACGGTGAACACGCACTTCCTCGGCTCGGTTGTGCTTGCCCCGTCCCCTCAGAACGAGGCGACGTTTCCCCGTTGGCTCGTTGTCGACGGCCAGCAGCGGCTGACGACGCTGTCCCTCGCGCTGGCGGCGATCCGCGACCACATTGTCGACGGACAGCCGGACGAGGCCGAGCGGATCGATGAGGAATACCTCATCAACAAGCGCAAGAAGGGCGGCGACTATTTTCGCCTGCTGCCCACCCAGGCGGACCGGCCGCAGTACGCCGCACACATCCACAGGGTCCACTCGGACCGGGCTTCGGGGGACAGGGTCGCGGCCGCCTATCGCTTCTTCCGCCGCAAGTTGGTTGAAGCGGATGATCCCACAGGCGCCCAGGACATGTTGCGTATCGAGCAGGCGATCACGTCCCGGCTCACGCTGGTGGCGGTGACCGCCGAGCGTGGTGACAACGTCCACCGCATCTTCGAGTCGCTCAACAACACCGGACTGAAACTCAGCCAAGCGGATCTGCTGCGCAACTATTTGTTCATGCGTCTGCCAACTCGGGGAGAGCATGTCTACGAGAGCCATTGGCTGCCGCTGCAAGCCAGCCTGAGCAATGACGAGCTCGAACAGCTGATGTGGCTGCAGCTGGTACTTGACGGGGAGGACAGGGTCCGTCGGCAGGACCTGTACGCCGCCCAGCAACAGCGTTTCGAGCGCGGGAGGACGGATGGGGCGGATGCCGAGGCGGAGATCGAGTCGTACATCAAGGAGTTGCGCCGCCGCGGCTTGCTCTTCCGTAAGGTGCTCCACCCGGTGGAGGAGACCTCCCTCCTGGTCCGCGGCCACTTGAGCCGGCTGCACGACTGGCAGGCCGTGGTGACCTATCCGGCGCTGATGCTGGTGCTCGATCGACGGGCCCGAGGAGAGCTGGACGAACGTGAGACAGCGCGGGCCATGTCGTACATCGAGAGCTTCCTGGTACGGCGAACGATCTGCCGGGTGCCGACGAACAACCTGAACAGGATCTTCCAGTCCGTGCCCGCCCAACTCCCGGCCGACGTACCGGTGGCCGACGGGCTGCATCAGCTTCTCTCCGCCGAGAACCGCTTCTGGCCGGATGACGAAGAGCTGCGCGAGAAGATCCGAAACGCGCCTTTCTATCAGTACGGGCGGCCGAATCAGCGCAGGCTGGTACTCCAACGGCTGGAAGAGAGCCACGAGCACCCCGAGCCGGTGGACTTCGGCTCGGCGCAGCTGACCATTGAACACGTGATGCCGCAATCGCCCGGCGAAGAGTGGATGCGGATGCTGCGCGAGGACGTGACCGAAGGCGAGAGCCCGGAGGACCTCCACGCCAGGCTGCAGCACACGCTCGGCAATCTGACGCTGACCGGCGTCAACTCCGAGCTGTCCAATCACCCCTTCGAACGTAAGCAGGGGCTGCTGCACGGCAGCCACCTGGAGATGAACAGGCGCATTGCCGCAACCGAGCGCTGGGGAGCCCGGGAAATCCTCGACCGAGCCGACGAACTCGCCGATCGGGCGGTTCGGCTGTGGCCGGGCCCGCTGAGCGGTGTCGGACGCGCCGAGCGCAGCCGTGACTGGCACCTGGCCCACCAGGTGCTCGCCGGCCTTCCGCACGGCACTTGGACGTCTTATGGGGATCTGGCCGCGTTCATCGGATCCGGAGCCCAGGCCCTGGGCAGCCACCTCGCCAAGGCGGAGGGAGTGGCCAACGCGTACCGGGTGCTCAACGCCGACGGCAGGATCGCCGAGGGTTTCCGGTGGACCGGACAAGACGGCGGGGATGTCCGTGCCCGGCTTACTGCCGACGGCATCCACTTCACTGTCACGGGGGCTGCCGATCCGGTCCAGCGCCTCACCAGCGACGACCTTGCTCTGCTCCTCGCAGGCACTGAGGGTGAAGACGAGCCGGCGGTGCGGGAGGGGATCGCGCAGGACGGCGGGGAGCCGCGAGGCGAGGAGACCCGCGCCGCTAGGTTCTTCCGTCAGCTCGCGGACGACGACAGTCCCTCGACTGTGGCAGCCGTGCGTGAGCTGTTCACTCGCTGGGAGAAGCTCGGAGGCTGGATCGGTCATGGCGCCGGTGAGGTCACGACCAGTGCTTTCCTCATGCTCGGGAACGCCGGCAGCCCAGGTCGGGGAATCTGGCCGCTGACCGTCTATCCGGGCAGCGGGCGCGGCGGCATGGCGGAGGTCGTGTTCCAGCATCTGGCGAGCCGCGAGCCTTTCACGGACCGTTCCCTGCGCGCCGAACTGCTCGGCAGACTGAACGAGTTGGAAGGCGTCCTGATTCCGGAGGGGAAGCTTGAGCTGCGTCCCAGCTTCCGGCTCTCTCTACTGGAGAACGACCGTAACCGCGAGGCCCTGTGCGAGACACTGGGCTGGTTCCGCGACCGTTGGGAGGGGCGGGGCGCCACCTGA